Sequence from the Nitrospirota bacterium genome:
AGGTCTATCTCTCGAACCCGGCGATCGCCGCGGCATCGGCAGTACTCGGCAGGATCGGACGGCCGGAAGAACTGAAATAATAAAGGGCAACCACACCCTGCACTCGCGGTTCCACTCGTAAACGCTGGGTGCAGGCAGAGGACTCAGGGAGAACCAATAAATCCGGTGTTTTTCTCCGTGATCCCTGTGGTGAAAGAGGTTTTCAATGAAATTCAAAGGCAATGCATGGAAATTCGGGGCCGATGTGGACACGGATGCGATCATCCCGGCCCGCTATCTGAGCACATCCGATCCCCAGGAACTGGCCAAGCACTGCATGGAGGACTCGACGAACCCGGACTTCATGCAGAAGATGAAGCCCGGCGACATCATGATCGCGGACAAGAACTTCGGCTGCGGCTCGTCCCGCGAGCACGCTCCCATCGCAATCAAAGCGGCAGGCATCTCCTGCGTCGTTGCCAAGAGCTTCGCGCGGATATTCTACCGGAACTGCTTCAACATGGGACTGCCGATCTTCGAGAGCTCGGAGGCTGTCGACGGGATCAAGGAAGGCGACCAGATCGAAGTGGACGCCGACGCCGGCGTGATCCGGAACCTGTCGTCGAGCAAGACCTTCAAGGTTGCTCCGGTGCCGGCCTTCATGCAGGAACTGATCGCGGCCGGCGGGCTCATGGCATACACCAGGAAGAAGGCGGGCCTGCGTTGACAGCCTGCTTCAAGCTGATGAGAGCGCTCCAACCCAAGGAAGAGCATCCTGCCGGCACTTCTCTCTGCAACCCCTGCGTGTACTTCAGCAAGAACCTCGACCCCATGAAACTGCAATCGGACGAACCCGTACGGCATGACGGCTGCGGTCTCGGTTTTCTCTCCGGAGACGAGGGGTGCAACGAGATGCGGACGAACAATTGCAGCGCGGGAAAAAAGCAATACTTCATTTCTCGCAAAGACGCAAAGAACGCGAAGTGAACAATGAGATCTAGACCACTGCATCTTTGCAAGTGACCGGTCTTTAATTCTCTTTCAGGAGCCATAACAGATGTCCAAGACCTACAAGATCGCAACGATCCCCGGTGACGGGACCGGGCCCGAGGTGGTGAAAGAAGCCATGAAGGTCCTGAAGGCCGCTGCCGCAAAGGGCGGGTTCAAGCTCGAGTTCACCGAATTCGATTTCGGCGGTTTGCGGTATCTCAAGACCGGCGAGACGCTGCCGGACAGCGCAATCGGCGAATTCAGGAAGTTCGATGCCATGTTCCTCGGCGCGATAGGCCATCCGGAGGTGAAGCCGGGCATCCTCGAGACCGGCATTCTGCTCAAGATACGCTTTGCCCTTGACCAGTACATCAATCTTCGTCCGGTGAAGCTCTATCCCAATGTCGAGACGCCGCTCAAGGACAAGGGGCCCGAACACATCGATTTCGTGGTCATCCGCGAGAACACCGGCGGCATCTACACGGGCCATGGGGGCGCCACCCGCGTGGGCACGACCGAGGAGATCGCGACGCAGCTCATGGTGTATGACCGCCGCACCGTGGACCGGTGCCTCAAGTATGCCTTCGAGCTCAAGAGGAAGCGGAATGCACTGAACGCGAAATACGCCGCAAAACCGATCACCCTGATCCACAAGCGCAATGTGCTGACCCATTGCGGGGACCTGTGGTACCGTGCGTTCGAAGAGATGGGCGGGAAGCAATATCCGGAGCTCAAGCGCGACTACAACCACGTTGATGCCGCGAACATGTGGTTCGTGAAGAATCCCGAGTGGTTCGATGTGGCGGTCACGGAAAATCTCTTCGGCGATATCATCACCGACCTCGGTGCCATGATCCAGGGCGGACTGGGCGTGGCGTCGGGCGGGAACATCAATCCCGAAGGCGTGTCCATGTTCGAGCCCATGGGCGGCAGTGCACCGAAGTATGCGGGCCAGAACGTGATCAATCCCATGGCGGCGATCGGTGCGGCCATGATGATGCTCGATTCGCTGGGAGAACCAAAATCCTCCCAGG
This genomic interval carries:
- the leuD gene encoding 3-isopropylmalate dehydratase small subunit; the protein is MKFKGNAWKFGADVDTDAIIPARYLSTSDPQELAKHCMEDSTNPDFMQKMKPGDIMIADKNFGCGSSREHAPIAIKAAGISCVVAKSFARIFYRNCFNMGLPIFESSEAVDGIKEGDQIEVDADAGVIRNLSSSKTFKVAPVPAFMQELIAAGGLMAYTRKKAGLR
- a CDS encoding 3-isopropylmalate dehydrogenase, with amino-acid sequence MSKTYKIATIPGDGTGPEVVKEAMKVLKAAAAKGGFKLEFTEFDFGGLRYLKTGETLPDSAIGEFRKFDAMFLGAIGHPEVKPGILETGILLKIRFALDQYINLRPVKLYPNVETPLKDKGPEHIDFVVIRENTGGIYTGHGGATRVGTTEEIATQLMVYDRRTVDRCLKYAFELKRKRNALNAKYAAKPITLIHKRNVLTHCGDLWYRAFEEMGGKQYPELKRDYNHVDAANMWFVKNPEWFDVAVTENLFGDIITDLGAMIQGGLGVASGGNINPEGVSMFEPMGGSAPKYAGQNVINPMAAIGAAMMMLDSLGEPKSSQAIESAMIATMKKMKSQAAGKMGMSTTEVGDMVAGML